In one Aromatoleum aromaticum EbN1 genomic region, the following are encoded:
- a CDS encoding helicase-related protein, producing MEENFFIDPEAIVPAGQDPEGDDALLDVARELHAYLQGFGARLVHNEGAVAIEVAGNVEVDGRRYPFRLVPERGVLARVQKWRKLAAERHLALVRERLNEASVAEFESEVHRFVARVLREAEAEGLAGARFLRALETGKELASRRFRIVEDRLAEASSRRRAETLAEVARGTVQLTRYPESFETAFMMRRRFVAILGPTNSGKTHQAMEALAQAATGVYLAPLRLLALENYERLADRGVAVSLVTGEERRLTPGATHVASTIEMLDTSRAVEVAVIDEIQMLEDLERGSAWTAAVCGAAAKTVYLLGALSARPAVEALAERLGCELEVTTLARKSPLEMAPRAVGSIGQLRRGDAVIAFSRRDVLNWATNIAAAGFRVATIYGNLSPEVRRAQAQRFRDGEADIVVATDAIGMGLNLPVARVVFSTAKKFDGISEDILAPWLTHQIAGRAGRFGLHEAGLVAGFDDHTHRIISRLMRTPADPLSNRGFYVTPSLRHVKSIAAATGEHTLARLLELFSRNIDLTDDFFLPGDLSEQTERAQWLDSLPLSLEHRFTLSLVPVSTRVETLNQAWQGWARALAKERSSHLSIEPVGDMRYALQAAEDACKKYSAYAWLGYRLPDYYPDAEAAVALARSMSETVDEMLARQHGRRRDEKRTPTPARRVRRGLASRGDRREGRTRTGG from the coding sequence TTGGAAGAGAACTTCTTCATCGATCCCGAAGCGATCGTTCCGGCCGGGCAGGACCCGGAAGGCGACGACGCGCTGCTCGACGTCGCCCGCGAGTTGCACGCCTACCTGCAGGGATTCGGCGCCCGGCTGGTGCACAACGAAGGCGCGGTCGCGATCGAGGTCGCCGGCAATGTCGAGGTCGATGGTCGCCGTTATCCGTTCCGCCTCGTGCCCGAGCGCGGCGTCCTCGCCCGTGTCCAGAAGTGGCGCAAGCTCGCTGCCGAGCGTCATCTGGCGCTGGTCCGCGAGCGGCTCAACGAGGCTTCGGTCGCCGAGTTCGAAAGCGAGGTGCACCGTTTTGTCGCGCGTGTGCTGCGCGAGGCCGAAGCCGAGGGGCTGGCCGGAGCGCGCTTTCTGCGCGCGCTCGAAACCGGCAAGGAGCTGGCGAGCCGGCGCTTTCGCATCGTCGAGGACCGGCTCGCCGAAGCGTCGTCGCGCCGTCGCGCCGAGACGCTTGCCGAAGTCGCGCGCGGCACGGTCCAGCTCACCCGCTACCCCGAGTCGTTCGAGACCGCCTTCATGATGCGGCGGCGCTTCGTCGCGATCCTCGGGCCGACGAACTCCGGCAAGACGCACCAGGCGATGGAAGCGCTCGCGCAGGCGGCGACGGGAGTGTACCTCGCGCCGCTGCGCCTGCTCGCGCTGGAGAACTACGAGCGTCTCGCCGACCGCGGCGTCGCGGTGAGCCTGGTGACCGGCGAGGAACGCCGCCTCACGCCCGGCGCGACGCACGTCGCGAGCACGATCGAGATGCTCGACACATCGCGCGCGGTCGAAGTCGCGGTGATCGACGAGATCCAGATGCTCGAGGACCTCGAGCGCGGCTCCGCCTGGACCGCTGCCGTGTGCGGGGCGGCGGCGAAGACCGTGTATCTGCTCGGCGCGCTGTCGGCGCGTCCGGCGGTCGAGGCGCTCGCGGAGCGCCTGGGCTGCGAGCTCGAAGTGACCACGCTCGCGCGCAAGTCGCCGCTCGAGATGGCGCCACGCGCCGTGGGCAGCATCGGCCAGCTGCGCCGCGGCGACGCCGTCATCGCGTTCTCGCGCCGTGACGTGCTCAACTGGGCGACGAACATCGCCGCGGCCGGGTTTCGCGTCGCGACGATCTACGGCAACCTCTCGCCCGAGGTCCGTCGCGCGCAGGCGCAGCGCTTTCGCGACGGCGAGGCCGACATCGTCGTCGCGACCGACGCGATCGGCATGGGACTCAATCTTCCGGTCGCGCGGGTCGTGTTCTCCACCGCGAAGAAGTTCGACGGCATCTCCGAGGACATCCTGGCGCCGTGGCTCACGCACCAGATCGCCGGCCGGGCGGGGCGTTTCGGCCTGCATGAGGCGGGGCTCGTGGCCGGATTTGACGACCATACGCACCGCATCATCTCGCGCCTGATGCGAACGCCGGCCGACCCGTTGTCGAACCGCGGCTTCTACGTCACTCCATCGCTACGGCATGTGAAGAGCATCGCCGCGGCAACCGGGGAGCACACGCTGGCGCGGCTGCTCGAACTGTTCTCGCGCAACATCGACCTCACCGACGACTTCTTTCTCCCCGGCGACCTCAGCGAGCAGACCGAGCGCGCGCAATGGCTCGACTCCCTGCCGCTGTCGCTCGAGCACCGCTTCACGCTGTCGCTCGTGCCGGTGTCGACGCGGGTCGAAACGCTCAATCAGGCGTGGCAGGGATGGGCGCGGGCGCTGGCGAAGGAGCGTAGTTCGCATCTGTCGATCGAACCGGTCGGCGACATGCGCTACGCGCTGCAGGCGGCCGAGGACGCGTGCAAGAAGTACTCGGCGTATGCGTGGCTCGGCTACCGCCTGCCCGATTACTACCCCGATGCCGAAGCGGCGGTGGCGCTCGCGCGCAGCATGTCGGAGACGGTGGACGAGATGCTCGCCCGCCAGCACGGCCGGCGGCGCGACGAGAAACGCACTCCGACTCCCGCCCGGCGCGTTCGCCGCGGCCTCGCATCGCGAGGCGATCGACGAGAGGGGCGCACGCGCACCGGAGGATGA
- a CDS encoding DUF937 domain-containing protein produces MQITDILAQTGGLQSLARELGLSETQAAKGAEALVPAILGGFKKQAQSQPAGAQGLDGLLGQLGGGALLDQVLAPQPTDVSRGDNVLGEIFGSKDVSRAVAQNASSQSGLDPSLLKKMLPMLAMLVAGYLAKQRGAGDEGNSSPMGGGLGGLGGLFGDRPAGAAGDAPGRAAPGLASMLDLDGDGNMLDDILRMAGKVMR; encoded by the coding sequence ATGCAGATCACGGACATCCTTGCGCAAACAGGCGGGCTGCAGTCGCTCGCGCGCGAACTGGGCCTCAGCGAGACGCAGGCTGCGAAGGGCGCCGAGGCGCTCGTTCCGGCAATCCTCGGCGGATTCAAGAAGCAGGCGCAGTCACAGCCTGCCGGGGCCCAAGGACTCGATGGACTGCTTGGGCAACTGGGCGGCGGTGCGCTTCTCGATCAGGTGCTGGCGCCGCAACCCACGGACGTGAGCCGGGGCGACAACGTGCTCGGCGAGATATTCGGCTCGAAGGACGTAAGTCGCGCAGTCGCCCAGAACGCATCTAGCCAGTCGGGCCTCGATCCCTCGCTGTTGAAGAAGATGCTGCCGATGCTCGCAATGCTCGTCGCAGGCTATCTGGCGAAACAGCGGGGGGCCGGCGACGAGGGGAACTCCTCTCCGATGGGCGGCGGGCTCGGTGGCCTGGGAGGCCTGTTCGGCGACCGGCCGGCAGGCGCTGCCGGCGATGCCCCTGGCCGCGCCGCTCCGGGACTCGCTTCGATGCTCGACCTCGACGGCGACGGCAACATGCTCGACGACATCCTGCGTATGGCCGGCAAGGTAATGCGCTGA
- a CDS encoding MFS transporter, whose protein sequence is MLQKSSPGGAPVDIGRILDHGPFTSMQMLAVMLAAFAIVMDGFDGQLIGFAIPALIKEWGITRAAFAPAVAAGLVGMAVGSACAGIVADRIGRRLVVAASVFLFGIATCAIGFAPDVVTISLLRFIAGLGIGGALPSASTMTAEFTPARHRTLAVTSTIVCYPLGGMLAGLFASAILPVFGWRGLFWIGGALPIAYSFVLLATLPESPRYLARKPNHWPALKKLLARMARPTSPDTTFVDAAERAAEQRAGFASLFAGGLARDTLAIWCGFFMVMLATYTAFSWLPAMLASEGLPAALASSGLTAYNLGGVVGSLGCAVAITRFGSRWPLILCSIGAAASAFLLKYVDIAENGTWLMIGLGVHGMFVIAVQATMYALCAYVYPTIVRATGTASALSFGRLGAILSSFAGAAVITSGGASSYLSMLGFTMVLTLVALALVKRHIPSVNAQPPVAAPAAPAAATAKGYA, encoded by the coding sequence ATGCTGCAGAAATCGTCGCCCGGCGGGGCGCCCGTCGACATCGGCCGGATCCTCGATCACGGCCCCTTCACGTCGATGCAGATGCTCGCGGTCATGCTCGCTGCGTTCGCGATCGTCATGGACGGATTCGACGGACAGCTGATCGGGTTTGCAATCCCGGCGCTGATCAAGGAGTGGGGCATCACCCGCGCGGCGTTTGCGCCGGCGGTGGCGGCGGGGCTCGTCGGCATGGCGGTCGGCAGCGCCTGCGCCGGAATCGTCGCCGACCGGATCGGCCGGCGGCTGGTCGTCGCCGCGAGCGTGTTCCTGTTCGGCATCGCGACCTGTGCGATCGGTTTCGCGCCCGACGTGGTCACGATCTCGTTGCTGCGATTCATCGCGGGCCTGGGGATCGGCGGTGCATTGCCGAGCGCCTCGACGATGACGGCCGAGTTCACGCCCGCGCGTCATCGGACTCTCGCAGTCACCTCGACGATCGTGTGCTACCCGCTCGGCGGCATGCTCGCGGGCCTGTTCGCGAGCGCAATCCTTCCGGTGTTCGGCTGGCGCGGGCTGTTCTGGATCGGCGGCGCATTGCCGATCGCGTATAGTTTCGTGCTGCTCGCAACGCTTCCCGAGTCGCCCCGTTATCTCGCCCGCAAGCCGAATCACTGGCCCGCGCTGAAGAAACTGCTCGCCCGCATGGCCCGTCCGACCAGCCCCGACACGACTTTCGTCGATGCGGCAGAGCGGGCGGCTGAACAGCGCGCCGGATTCGCTTCGCTGTTCGCCGGGGGACTGGCACGCGACACGCTCGCGATCTGGTGCGGATTCTTCATGGTCATGCTGGCGACCTATACCGCGTTCAGCTGGCTGCCCGCGATGCTTGCGTCCGAAGGGCTTCCCGCGGCGTTGGCCAGTTCCGGTCTGACTGCCTACAACCTTGGCGGCGTCGTCGGCTCGCTGGGCTGCGCGGTCGCGATCACGCGCTTCGGCTCGCGCTGGCCGCTGATCCTGTGCTCCATCGGCGCCGCCGCGAGCGCGTTCCTGCTCAAGTACGTCGATATCGCCGAGAACGGAACCTGGCTGATGATCGGCCTCGGGGTGCACGGCATGTTCGTCATCGCCGTGCAGGCAACGATGTATGCGCTGTGCGCGTATGTTTACCCGACGATCGTGCGCGCCACCGGCACTGCGTCGGCGCTGTCCTTCGGCCGGCTTGGTGCGATCCTGAGCTCGTTCGCGGGGGCCGCGGTCATCACCTCCGGCGGCGCGTCGTCCTACCTGTCGATGCTCGGCTTCACGATGGTCTTGACGCTGGTCGCGCTGGCGCTCGTCAAACGCCATATCCCGAGCGTGAACGCACAGCCGCCTGTCGCCGCGCCTGCCGCGCCTGCCGCGGCGACGGCAAAAGGCTACGCCTGA
- the lon gene encoding endopeptidase La, with the protein MSGPLDLPNEQMELPLLPLRDVVVFPHMVIPLFVGRPKSIKALENAMEAGKGILLVAQKSAAKDEPSAEDLYEIGCIANILQMLKLPDGTIKVLVEGVQRGRVDSVEDQRSVFVAKVTPVPVPETDTNELEAMRRAIVAQFDQYVKLNKKIPPEILASLAGIEDPGRLADTIAAHLPLKLEQKQEVLEMFGAGERLERLLTQLETELDILQVEKRIRGRVKRQMEKSQREYYLNEQVKAIQKELGEGEEGADLEEMDRKIKSAGMPKDALAKAQAEFKKLRLMSPMSAEATVVRNYIETLIGLPWKKRSRVSRDLTEAEKVLDKDHYGLERVKERILEYLAVQQRVDKVKAPILCLVGAPGVGKTSLGQSIAKATNRKFVRMALGGVRDEAEIRGHRRTYIGSMPGKILQNMQKVGVKNPLFLLDEVDKLGQDFRGDPSSALLEVLDPEQNHTFQDHYIEVDFDLSDVMFVATANTLNIPPALLDRMEVIRLSGYTEDEKVNIAQRYLLPKQMKNNGLKRDELSVTEEALRDVCRYYTREAGVRGMEREISKICRKVVKSLVLRKRASKIIVNARNLDKYLGVRRYSFGMAEKENQVGQVTGLAWTEVGGELLTVEAVALPGKGKIMTTGKLGEVMQESIQAALSVVRKRARSLGVHEDFYQKSDIHIHLPEGAIPKDGPSAGTAICTALVSVLTGIPVRCDVAMTGEITLRGEVLPIGGLKEKLLAAVRGGIRIALIPEENVKDLAEIPENIKNTLELIPVRWIDQVLEHALERQPQPLTEAELAQETTAAVAEPAEGAAGKSSARAH; encoded by the coding sequence ATGTCAGGCCCGCTCGACCTCCCCAACGAACAAATGGAACTGCCGCTTCTGCCGTTGCGCGACGTGGTGGTGTTTCCCCATATGGTGATCCCGCTCTTCGTCGGGCGTCCGAAGTCGATCAAGGCTCTCGAGAACGCGATGGAAGCGGGCAAGGGCATCCTGCTGGTGGCGCAGAAGTCGGCTGCCAAGGACGAGCCGTCGGCCGAAGATTTGTACGAAATCGGCTGCATCGCGAACATCCTGCAGATGCTCAAGCTTCCGGATGGCACGATCAAGGTGCTCGTGGAAGGCGTGCAGCGCGGCCGTGTGGACTCGGTCGAAGACCAGCGCAGTGTCTTCGTCGCGAAAGTCACGCCGGTTCCGGTTCCCGAAACCGACACCAACGAACTCGAGGCGATGCGCAGGGCGATCGTCGCGCAGTTCGACCAGTACGTGAAACTCAACAAGAAGATCCCGCCCGAGATCCTCGCGTCGCTCGCCGGCATCGAGGATCCGGGCCGGCTTGCGGACACGATCGCTGCGCATCTGCCGCTCAAGCTCGAGCAGAAGCAGGAAGTGCTGGAAATGTTCGGCGCTGGCGAACGGCTCGAGCGCTTGCTGACGCAGCTCGAAACCGAACTGGATATCCTGCAGGTCGAAAAGCGCATCCGCGGCCGTGTCAAGCGCCAGATGGAAAAGAGCCAGCGCGAGTACTATCTCAACGAGCAGGTCAAGGCGATCCAGAAGGAACTCGGCGAAGGCGAGGAAGGTGCCGATCTCGAGGAGATGGACCGCAAGATCAAGTCCGCTGGCATGCCGAAGGACGCCCTCGCGAAAGCGCAGGCGGAATTCAAGAAGCTGCGACTGATGTCGCCGATGTCCGCCGAAGCGACGGTGGTGCGCAACTATATCGAGACGCTGATCGGGTTGCCGTGGAAGAAGAGGTCGCGCGTCAGTCGTGACCTGACGGAAGCCGAAAAGGTCCTCGACAAGGACCACTACGGTTTGGAGCGGGTCAAGGAACGCATCCTCGAGTACCTCGCAGTCCAGCAGCGCGTCGACAAGGTGAAAGCGCCGATCCTGTGCCTCGTCGGGGCGCCGGGTGTCGGCAAGACGTCGCTCGGACAGTCGATCGCCAAGGCGACGAACCGCAAGTTCGTGCGCATGGCGCTGGGTGGGGTCAGGGACGAGGCCGAAATCCGCGGGCATCGCCGCACTTACATCGGTTCGATGCCAGGCAAGATCCTGCAGAACATGCAGAAGGTCGGCGTCAAGAACCCGCTGTTCCTGCTCGACGAAGTCGACAAGCTGGGTCAGGATTTCCGCGGGGACCCGAGTTCCGCCTTGCTCGAAGTGCTCGATCCCGAGCAGAACCACACGTTCCAGGATCATTACATCGAGGTGGATTTCGACCTCTCCGACGTGATGTTCGTGGCGACGGCGAATACTTTGAACATTCCCCCCGCGCTGCTCGACCGGATGGAAGTGATCCGGCTGTCCGGCTATACGGAAGACGAAAAGGTCAACATCGCGCAGCGTTACCTGCTGCCGAAGCAGATGAAGAATAACGGCCTCAAGCGCGACGAGCTGTCCGTGACGGAAGAGGCGTTGCGCGACGTATGCAGGTATTACACGCGCGAGGCAGGTGTGCGCGGCATGGAACGCGAAATCTCGAAAATATGCCGCAAAGTCGTCAAATCGCTGGTGTTGCGCAAGCGCGCGAGCAAAATCATCGTCAATGCGCGCAATCTCGACAAGTATCTCGGCGTGCGTCGCTACTCCTTCGGCATGGCGGAAAAGGAAAACCAGGTCGGGCAGGTGACGGGACTGGCATGGACGGAAGTGGGTGGCGAATTGCTGACTGTCGAGGCGGTGGCGTTGCCCGGCAAGGGCAAGATCATGACCACCGGCAAGCTCGGCGAAGTGATGCAGGAGTCGATACAGGCGGCGTTGTCGGTAGTGCGCAAACGTGCTCGCTCGCTCGGCGTTCATGAGGACTTCTACCAGAAGAGCGACATTCACATCCATTTGCCGGAAGGCGCAATTCCGAAAGACGGACCTTCGGCGGGCACGGCGATTTGCACGGCGCTGGTGTCGGTGTTGACCGGCATTCCGGTGCGCTGCGACGTCGCGATGACCGGCGAGATCACGCTGCGGGGTGAAGTTCTGCCGATCGGGGGCTTGAAGGAAAAGCTGCTTGCGGCGGTTCGCGGTGGTATCCGGATTGCGCTGATCCCTGAGGAAAACGTCAAGGATCTGGCCGAGATTCCGGAGAACATCAAGAATACGCTAGAGCTGATCCCGGTACGGTGGATCGACCAGGTGCTCGAACACGCACTCGAGCGACAGCCACAGCCGCTGACCGAAGCCGAACTCGCGCAGGAGACGACGGCGGCGGTAGCGGAGCCGGCCGAAGGCGCCGCTGGGAAGAGCAGCGCAAGAGCGCACTGA
- a CDS encoding DUF3617 domain-containing protein has protein sequence MSTARSLVLGLSALCVTAAGHAADIRPGVWEFRSTRMNIGGLPDMSSQMAQMQQHLKSLPPDMRRIVEQQMTERGVTLGQDGAVRSCISPEQAKEDNIYSGKIEGSCTLGNVTKTGDSVTGRLTCTQPQATGDFAARVSSPEHFTTRVNMKSAHGDMQMETEARWLSEHCEVPQRVPPIAR, from the coding sequence ATGAGTACGGCACGTTCGCTGGTTCTCGGTCTTTCGGCGCTGTGCGTGACTGCGGCCGGGCACGCGGCGGATATTCGCCCCGGGGTGTGGGAATTTCGCTCGACGCGGATGAACATCGGCGGGCTGCCCGACATGTCGTCGCAGATGGCGCAGATGCAGCAGCATCTGAAGAGTCTTCCGCCGGACATGCGGCGCATCGTCGAGCAGCAGATGACGGAACGCGGCGTGACCCTGGGTCAGGATGGCGCCGTGCGCAGCTGCATCTCGCCGGAACAGGCGAAGGAGGACAACATTTACTCCGGCAAGATCGAAGGCAGCTGCACGTTGGGCAACGTGACAAAGACTGGCGACAGCGTGACGGGACGACTGACCTGCACGCAGCCGCAAGCTACCGGCGACTTCGCGGCGCGGGTCAGTAGTCCCGAACACTTCACGACGCGCGTCAATATGAAGTCGGCGCACGGCGACATGCAGATGGAAACCGAAGCCCGCTGGCTTTCCGAGCACTGCGAAGTTCCACAGCGCGTGCCGCCCATAGCGCGCTAG
- a CDS encoding ferredoxin reductase family protein: MKRIKFGLIFILVSLSLLWWQADPLLLQGDRFFAIRKLVVNYTGVLAMGVMSFAMVLALRPVILEPLLGGLDKGYRLHKWLGISGLVLGITHWLWGKGPKWAVGWGWLERPQRGPRPEQTVEIFRFFQEQRGLAETIGEWAFYAFVVAAAIALTKRFPYRRFFQIHRVLAVVYLALVAHSVILLPFSYWGTAVGVVMGVLMAAGSYAAVKSLRGQIGRSHRAAAEIETLVRHPGNQVLEVGLRLKSPWRGHDAGQFAFVTFDRREGPHPFTISSAWKGDGRLVFMIKALGDYTKTLPETLSVGSPVEVEGPYGRFDFSGDQAHQIWVAGGIGITPFIARLQGLAGEPSHPPVDLFYSTSAPDENFIASIRELAERARVRLHVLAADRDGRLDADGICRHVPDWQAAGLWFCGPAGFGQALRRGFSAKGLAGERFHQELFEMR; this comes from the coding sequence ATGAAACGAATCAAGTTCGGACTCATCTTCATCCTCGTCTCGCTCAGCCTGCTGTGGTGGCAGGCCGATCCGCTGTTGCTACAGGGCGACCGATTCTTCGCCATTCGCAAGCTGGTGGTTAACTACACCGGCGTGCTTGCCATGGGTGTGATGAGCTTCGCCATGGTGCTGGCTTTGCGACCGGTGATCCTGGAGCCGCTGCTGGGCGGGCTGGACAAGGGTTATCGACTGCACAAGTGGCTCGGCATTTCCGGGCTGGTGCTGGGCATCACGCATTGGCTCTGGGGCAAGGGGCCGAAATGGGCGGTGGGCTGGGGGTGGCTCGAGCGTCCGCAGCGCGGTCCGCGCCCGGAGCAGACCGTGGAAATCTTCCGCTTCTTTCAGGAGCAGCGCGGTCTGGCCGAGACCATCGGCGAGTGGGCGTTCTACGCGTTTGTCGTCGCAGCTGCGATCGCGCTGACGAAGCGCTTTCCCTACCGTCGCTTCTTCCAGATACACCGCGTCCTGGCAGTTGTGTACCTGGCGCTCGTGGCGCACAGCGTGATCCTGCTGCCGTTCTCGTACTGGGGCACTGCCGTCGGCGTGGTGATGGGGGTGTTGATGGCGGCCGGCAGCTACGCGGCAGTCAAATCCCTGCGCGGCCAGATCGGCCGCAGTCATCGAGCCGCAGCCGAGATCGAGACGCTCGTGCGCCATCCGGGCAATCAGGTGCTCGAAGTCGGGCTCAGGCTGAAGAGCCCCTGGCGTGGCCACGACGCCGGTCAGTTCGCCTTCGTCACCTTCGACCGGCGCGAGGGGCCGCATCCCTTCACGATTTCGTCGGCGTGGAAAGGGGACGGGCGGCTTGTGTTCATGATCAAGGCGCTGGGCGACTACACGAAGACCCTGCCGGAGACACTCAGCGTCGGGAGCCCGGTTGAAGTGGAAGGCCCGTACGGCCGCTTCGACTTCAGCGGCGACCAGGCGCACCAGATCTGGGTCGCGGGCGGTATCGGCATCACGCCCTTCATCGCCCGTCTGCAGGGGCTGGCGGGGGAACCGTCCCATCCGCCGGTCGATCTTTTCTACAGCACCAGTGCGCCGGACGAAAATTTCATCGCGAGCATCCGGGAACTCGCCGAGCGTGCAAGGGTACGGCTGCATGTCCTGGCTGCCGACCGGGACGGCCGCCTAGATGCGGACGGAATCTGCCGCCATGTGCCGGACTGGCAAGCCGCTGGGTTGTGGTTCTGCGGACCGGCCGGGTTCGGGCAGGCATTGCGTCGGGGGTTCAGCGCGAAAGGGCTCGCCGGGGAGAGGTTTCACCAGGAGTTGTTCGAGATGCGGTGA
- a CDS encoding acetate/propionate family kinase, whose amino-acid sequence MSEADLKRFFLEQVRLFESFPAGKVEEILARSRMATFEGNEAVLETGDEGRYIGVVVSGHAEISITDNTGTRSVVSQLGAGDVFGVMSLLTGDRIIADVIAGNRCFVLMIPREVFEACILANPKAVAYLSRLLAERSRAMSVDLATARSRAIARSDDPYALSLGTSTPGKVLVLNVGISQIHFGIYDTRDLGSDIHGIIDNIDEDVARISVAVGPHVRNMERARFPLSELFAVMQAATGLLGDAFAFHPQEVGAVGHRVVHGGSRFSSAAVITPAVIADIEALSVFAPLHNPVNVEGIREAMRQLPAVPHVAVFDTAFHQTLPPYAYLYGLPYELYKQGGIRRYGFHGTSHRYVSLKAAEVLRRPLGELEIVSCHLGIGASLCAIDHGRSVDTTMGMTPADGLIMPSRSGSVDPAVMIHLLQDCGMSPEQLSNMINTESGMKGISGISGDIHEIEAAAGEGHHRALLAHKAFCYQVRKNIGACVAAMGGIDVLTFTGDVGETSAAVRSLACQGLGYMGIRLDEEKNRNLGKVNACNVISAADSPVTILVIANDDERLVAWETLRAIERNDLTVAMKEGHPEAPIPIEVSAHHVHLSQADVEKLFGPGHQLTPEHELSQPGQFACSEKVHLVGPKGRIANMRVLGPTRKETQVEIAMTEQFKVGIQPPIRQSGDLANTPGVTLEGPYGSTTLERGVICAQRHIHMAPEDALRFRVRDNYVVRVRVGGDREMIFGDVVVRVNPAYRLAMHIDTDEGNAANIRTGMIGYIEEIQSRH is encoded by the coding sequence ATGAGCGAAGCTGACCTGAAGAGGTTTTTCCTCGAGCAGGTACGCCTGTTCGAAAGTTTCCCTGCGGGCAAGGTCGAGGAGATCCTCGCCAGATCCCGCATGGCGACTTTCGAGGGCAACGAAGCGGTCCTCGAAACCGGTGACGAGGGCCGCTATATCGGAGTGGTGGTCAGCGGCCACGCCGAGATCTCGATCACCGACAATACCGGCACGCGCTCGGTGGTCAGCCAACTCGGCGCGGGTGATGTGTTCGGCGTGATGTCGCTGCTTACGGGCGATCGCATCATTGCCGACGTCATCGCCGGCAACCGCTGCTTCGTGCTGATGATCCCGCGGGAAGTCTTCGAAGCCTGCATCCTGGCCAACCCGAAGGCTGTCGCCTACCTCTCGCGCCTGCTGGCCGAACGGAGCCGGGCGATGTCGGTGGATCTCGCGACCGCCCGCAGCCGCGCCATCGCCAGATCGGATGATCCCTATGCGCTGTCGCTCGGTACCAGCACGCCGGGCAAGGTCCTGGTGCTCAACGTCGGAATCAGCCAGATTCATTTTGGCATCTACGACACCCGGGATCTCGGTTCCGACATCCACGGCATCATCGACAACATCGACGAGGACGTTGCCCGCATCAGCGTCGCAGTCGGTCCGCATGTCCGCAACATGGAGCGTGCGCGGTTTCCGCTGTCCGAGCTGTTCGCGGTGATGCAGGCGGCCACCGGACTGCTCGGCGATGCGTTCGCCTTTCACCCGCAGGAGGTCGGGGCGGTTGGCCATCGCGTGGTGCATGGCGGGAGCAGGTTTTCCAGTGCGGCGGTCATCACGCCGGCGGTCATCGCCGACATCGAGGCGCTGTCGGTATTCGCGCCGCTGCACAACCCGGTAAACGTCGAAGGCATCCGCGAGGCAATGAGGCAGCTGCCCGCGGTGCCGCATGTCGCGGTGTTCGACACCGCCTTCCACCAGACTCTGCCGCCCTACGCGTATCTGTACGGGTTGCCCTACGAGCTGTACAAGCAGGGCGGCATCCGCCGCTACGGGTTCCACGGCACCTCGCACCGCTACGTGTCGCTGAAGGCGGCCGAAGTGCTCAGGCGTCCGCTGGGCGAGCTGGAGATCGTGTCCTGCCATCTCGGGATCGGCGCCTCGCTGTGTGCAATCGACCACGGCCGCTCGGTCGATACCACGATGGGGATGACGCCTGCCGACGGCCTGATCATGCCAAGTCGCTCCGGCAGCGTCGATCCGGCGGTGATGATCCATCTGTTGCAGGACTGCGGGATGTCGCCGGAGCAGCTCTCGAATATGATCAACACCGAGAGCGGCATGAAAGGCATTTCCGGCATCTCCGGTGATATCCACGAGATCGAGGCCGCGGCCGGCGAAGGACATCATCGCGCGCTGCTTGCGCACAAGGCGTTCTGCTATCAGGTGCGCAAGAACATCGGCGCCTGCGTCGCGGCGATGGGGGGCATCGATGTGCTGACTTTCACCGGCGACGTCGGCGAAACCAGTGCCGCCGTGCGCAGCCTGGCCTGCCAGGGCCTCGGTTACATGGGCATCAGGCTCGACGAGGAAAAGAACCGCAACCTCGGCAAGGTGAACGCCTGCAACGTCATCTCGGCTGCTGATTCACCGGTCACCATTCTTGTCATTGCCAATGACGACGAGCGTCTGGTGGCTTGGGAAACCCTGCGCGCGATCGAGCGCAATGACCTGACGGTGGCGATGAAGGAAGGCCATCCCGAGGCGCCGATCCCGATCGAGGTCTCGGCCCACCACGTGCACCTGTCGCAAGCCGACGTGGAAAAACTGTTCGGACCCGGGCACCAGCTGACGCCGGAACACGAGCTTTCCCAGCCTGGCCAGTTCGCCTGCAGCGAAAAGGTTCACCTGGTGGGTCCCAAGGGGCGGATCGCCAACATGCGCGTTCTCGGACCCACGCGCAAGGAAACCCAGGTGGAGATCGCCATGACCGAGCAGTTCAAGGTCGGCATCCAGCCTCCGATCCGCCAGTCCGGCGACCTCGCCAATACTCCCGGCGTGACTCTCGAAGGCCCGTACGGCAGCACGACGCTCGAGCGCGGCGTGATTTGCGCGCAACGGCATATTCATATGGCTCCAGAGGACGCGCTGCGCTTTCGCGTGCGCGACAACTACGTCGTGCGCGTACGTGTGGGCGGTGACCGCGAAATGATCTTCGGCGATGTCGTGGTGCGGGTGAATCCCGCCTATCGCCTGGCAATGCATATCGATACCGACGAGGGCAATGCGGCAAATATCCGGACCGGCATGATCGGCTACATCGAGGAGATCCAGAGCCGGCACTAG